One part of the Indicator indicator isolate 239-I01 chromosome 5, UM_Iind_1.1, whole genome shotgun sequence genome encodes these proteins:
- the LOC128967315 gene encoding beta-keratin-related protein-like: protein MSCYDLCLPSSCGPRPLATSCNQPCFRRCGDSTAVIQPPTVVVTLPGPILSSYPQNTTVGSTASAAIGSYLRCCGVPVASGSSRGLGKAGLLCLGSGL, encoded by the coding sequence ATGTCCTGCTACGACTTGTGCCTGCCCTCCTCTTGTGGTCCCCGGCCACTGGCCACCAGCTGCAACCAGCCCTGCTTCCGCCGCTGTGGGGACTCCACTGCCGTCATCCAGCCCCCTACTGTTGTGGTCACCCTGCCCGGGCCCATCCTCAGCTCTTACCCGCAAAATACGACGGTGGGGTCCACAGCGTCGGCGGCAATTGGGAGCTACCTCCGGTGCTGTGGGGTTCCCGTGGCCTCTGGCAGTTCTCGGGGGCTTGGGAAGGCAGGACTGCTGTGCTTGGGCAGCGGACTGTAG